The DNA segment ttatttttaattttgtgggTGGGGgttgtggtggtggtggtgtttgTCATCACGTGCCCTTCTTTAAGCCATTGCAATGTGGGATTTCATAGTGTGACAATTTTTGACTGGAAATTGACTGGATGGAAGGAACATTATTTATCTAAGGGGATAGATTGACTTTGATTGAACAAATCCAGGTTAGCTGTcctactttattttttgttgtaagAGTCAGCACTTGATGGTGGTGAATTTGAGAAGCTTCAAAAGACTTTTTGTGGAAAGCTTTTGGAGAGGGATAGATGTGTGTGTTAGTGGGATGGGATACATCATGCAAACTGAAACAAGATTTTTTCTAGGGCTTTCTTGTCTAAGCATGTAGAATAAGGCAGTTTTGGTTTATTATGCTTCTCTGGAGGTTTGCTTCTGACAGTGATAAATTGTAGAGAGGGGTGGTAGATAACAATCATGGGGAAGAGGATGTGGGGAGGAGGGGGCTTGGGTGACAAGAGAGCACAGGATTGGGTCTGCAAAGTAGATATAACAAAAGTGTGTTTAGAGTTGCAACATGCGTCTTTATTGTAAGGAATGAATACCTGGTGCATGGAGGAGTCCTTCAAAGACACTTTTCCAAACCTATATGCAATAGTTGAATAAGGAAGCATGGGGTGTGAAAGGGGGTGGCCTTTCTAGAGCACTTTCTCTTTCAGACATTTCCAGTATTGGAGGTTCCAATTGGTCTATTTTACTTGAAAGTATCTTTAGATTTCAGATTGTGGGGAAGTTTCAAGACGCCattcattggtttttttttaccaGGAATGGCATCTTCTGTTGTCATTCATCAAGGTATTGGTGGAGGTGGAAGATGTGGGCTTCTTATGGAGGTGTGGCAGAGTGAGGTTCCTGTGAAAGTgtcttttctttgtttgattGCTGCTCGGTTTAAGGTGTTGTGTATGTCAAGGCGTTGGAAGAGCTGGAAGATGGGGACTTTCTGATGGCAGTGTATCGGAGGGGTCCCCATAAAGGTGCCTTTCTTTGTTCTGACTGCTGCATTGAATCTGCTGGTTTTATAAGACTCTGTTCATTgatttatctatcaaaaaaaagaaaaaggaaaaaggattcTGGTTCTTTGATATTCATGATGGAGAGAGAGATTCTTGTCAACTGGTGTTGTATGTTTAAATGGAAGAGGATACAGAAAGCCATGCAGGCTTTCACTGCATGGTGGCTCCTTAGTTGTGTCATTTTCTCTTTGTTCCAGTTGAGATGCAATGCGATTTGCCAAGGTTTGGATGCACCTCTTAAAGGGTTGGCATGACAGGGTGCTGCTTTTTTGTCTTGCttctaccttttttctttttctttttgagtaGAAACAAGAACCATGATTCCTGAAGAGGGGTATTTAGTGAGTGTCTTTCCtcctttcttttccctttttagttCCTGTCTTCCTGATTGTTGCATACTCTGCGTGTACTTTGTTTGCACCCTTTTGGTACTTGTCATAGAATGCTTATCcccagaaaaaaataaataaaataaaataaaatacttttgaggCATTATCTATGTGgatggtttttcttttctctctctctttttccccTTAAAGGTTGAAaagttttatcatttattttatgtctgATGGAAAAATAATGATGCTTTACAACAAAAGGTTTCTGTTAGGCTCTATGCATCTTGATGGATACTTAATAATGAAACTTGGGAAAACTTATCATCTTTTCACCATTAGCTgcaaatgagagaaaaaaataattagcatcaagattaaatttgtaattatttttttttcttttagaaactCTTTTCTACCAAcataatttttccttttgattttttgtggcaaaatattttcttcaccaTCCTTTTGTAATATCATAAAAGTTGGTTGATTGTTGGTGTAGCTAGCATTTGTACTTCAATTATAGGGCCTTTTGATATTAATGAGTTTGTTTTACATGGGATTTGGAATAAGTgtattattaatgtttttaaacatGCCTTGTTTTATTTCTTAGCTTTTGCTTTGAAATAGGCATTTTATGATTACATAAATGAATTCCAACTTTATTTTGCAATGAACTTTTTGGGCTTGCTTAGGATCTTAGTTAAAGCACAATGGTCTCTGACTGTGAAAGCATAATGAACTCTGGATGAGAAAAAAGGCACAATTAACTGATATATTTGTCATAGGACTTCCAGATGCCTGCTTATTTAGTGCAATCTTACTAGATTGGAGTCTAGGGAATGCACTTAATTTTTTCCTGCATTTTTTCTTAACAGTTACCTGACCACTACTAAGAAAAGATATGCACATACCACATCTCATTTCTTCACAATGGATGCCTCAATATGATTATGAACTTATCAAGGTTAACGTATTATTTTGATTGTCAGGTTTTTCCTTGGATCAAATAAAGTCATGCAAATTGCCATTGGGCGTTCAGTTGCTGATGAGATCAGACCAGGACTTCGTAAAGTTTCTAAGGTAGGCATACTGCCATCTCTGCTATTCTATTTGAGTCTCTATCAAACTTCtcattgtttaattttaatttctcattttttcccGTTCAGCTTCTTCATGGAGATACTGGGCTCTTTTTTACTAATCTGCCTAAGGAAGAAGTCCAAAGGTAACCTTTCAAACTTCTTCTCTCATATGTGATATGCCTGGATCTCTATGCTCCTTCTGGTTTCTGGGAAAATAGCAATTATAGTTTTTTGGTTCTTTGGGgttgaaatgtttttatgagattttaaatattcatttctttttctgtcTTCTCAGCAACCTTAGACAACAGACAAAagttaattgaaatttgattatatattcAAATTGAATAGAAGACATGAAAATTTGTGAACTCTCTTCCTCTTTCCTCGTCCACAATCCCCCCTTCTTCTCCCTCTTTTTCCCCGTAGCTTTGCATATGCACAAACACATGAATACTTATGTATGTGTTATTCAtgcacctctctctctctctctctctctctatctatctatctatctatatatatatatatatatatatatatatatatttgaggaGGATTCCTTATCCTGCTCATGTATTTGCGTTACCCATTTCTAATACATTATTGTTtctgatcatatatatatatatatatatagctataGGAATACATCCATTATTGCTCCTGTACAATGTTGATGGAGGACAGGTAGAAAGTGGAATTTGTATATCCGAAACTGACACTCTTCCATGACAAGTGATGAAGAACCATAATTCTGCTTGCTTTTAAGTGTTGAAAGAAAAGTtagtaaaagataatttttttgctTATTAGTTTTGTTATTCTATCTTCCTAGAAAATGTAATGTTGTCAAATTCTCCCTTGTAATGACTCCTTAAGGATTGTAGCATTTCAATGCTATATTTTCTTGACCAGAATTCTGAATTTCGTCTCAATTTCAATGATATAAAATagaatttcatttcattttctatgCCTTCCTAACGcaagttttgggtttttttttcttggaatatTTAGTTGCATATTTTTGCCAAATATTCACAATAACATTGTTTTGCAGGTTATTTAATGAATATGAAGAATATGATTTTGCAAGGACAGGAAGCACTGCAGTAGAAAAGGTGTGTGGTGCTTTTTCATTAATCTTATATGCCAATATTTTGGTAGGGAAGCAGTAAATGTATGCTGCTGTTGTATGTTGCATGGACTCTGGTATAAGTACCAGGTGTTGGTATGTCTATGTGTAGTATTTAAGCTTCAGATTTTTGGGACATGGCTAAATggctaatttcaaattttcctgTTTTATACCTTACGCTAAATTCAAGTGTACAACTCAGTAGAACAGCGAACCTGAATCAAAGGTTACTTGCAACAAATTGGGAAGTTCATCTTCTTTCTTTGTTAGAAACAGCTATTGATGACATTTCTGATCAATAGGCAGAATACTGTCATGTCATTTCTGATGTGGGTACTCTGCATACTTTGAAGCGATATAATACTGTTGGTGTTTGCCTGACTTGCTGGTTTAACAAATGACACTCAAAGCAAACTCTCTAATCTAAAAGTTTCTATTGTGAGCCTATAGTTCACCTGACTTTCAATTCCTTTTCTTATCTCTTAAGTGAGTTAAATAAGACAATTTTACTGTCTGAGcttctttcatttttgtaaGCTTAAAGCACACAAATCTGTGATCATCTTTTCGTATTGCATATATGATTCATCTCATATATCCTAACACAATTTTTGTAAGCTTAAAACACAGAAATCTGTGATCATCTTTTCATATTGCATATATGATTCATCTCATATATCCTAACAAAATTTCTTGCATTGAATCCTTAATATGTTTCAGGTGGAGCTTAAAGAAGGTCCTCTTGATCAGTTCACACATGAGATGGAACCCTTCCTACGCAAGCAAGGGATGCCGGTTCGGTTGAACAAAGGTGCATTTTTGCTTAATTCATTTTGCTCGCCTTTTACCTGTGAAAAGCCAGACTTAACATTCTTTATTTCTTCATGCTATGCAGGTGTGGTGGAGCTTGTTTCGGATTTTGTTGTTTGTGAAGAGGGAACACCATTGTCGCCTGAGTCAGCTCGCATACTGGTTCGTTCCTATCTAGTCGTTTGACTCGCAAATTAGTATATTAGCAGTATTAGGTTCCTCACTTTGGAACAAGATATGCTTTTATTCgaactcataatttttttaagatctgATGTCTGTCAGTTAATTTTTCCTTTGCGACTCCATGCAAAGTTGTGAtgcattttatcattttatcatcTGCTAACATGCCATATATGCATGCTCATTAAGGATGCCAGCCCCATCATTACCATGAATCGTGATCACTCTAAAATCAGATCCTGCATTAGTTTTGGTTGTTCAATTAACTTGCATCTTTGAGGAGTTATAGTAAACACCATATACAAGTATTTAAACTTCAGAAGATACTGTATTAAGTTTTCCTGGAAAATAaaaggggaaagaaaatagaaaatatcctATGCAGTTCTGATAGGGAGGTGCTTTCTGATTTTGCCCATCAAGGGAACTGACCTTAGATTCTACTTGTCTTTTTGGTGCATGAAAGTCTTTTT comes from the Vitis vinifera cultivar Pinot Noir 40024 chromosome 12, ASM3070453v1 genome and includes:
- the LOC100244591 gene encoding uncharacterized protein LOC100244591 — translated: MPKSKRDRPVTLSKTKKKGRGHKESIVNSIRQAVENYSSIYVFSFENMRNLKFKEFREKLKSTSRFFLGSNKVMQIAIGRSVADEIRPGLRKVSKLLHGDTGLFFTNLPKEEVQRLFNEYEEYDFARTGSTAVEKVELKEGPLDQFTHEMEPFLRKQGMPVRLNKGVVELVSDFVVCEEGTPLSPESARILRLLGIKMATFRLHLVCRWSPDEFDLYKEGLDDSDVESS